A genomic segment from Kyrpidia tusciae DSM 2912 encodes:
- a CDS encoding type II toxin-antitoxin system RelE/ParE family toxin, with translation MSEYRYKLSSRAKQVLKKIKDKALLRRYQATMWAICERPFEGDPKVGDLGGVFTVGFRYVDGEHRVAYTVVEDGDTEPFVLILLVGTRENFYEELKRIWKGL, from the coding sequence ATGAGTGAGTACCGGTACAAGTTGTCGTCAAGGGCGAAGCAGGTATTGAAGAAAATCAAGGACAAGGCGCTGCTTCGCCGGTACCAGGCGACGATGTGGGCGATCTGCGAAAGGCCGTTTGAGGGAGACCCAAAAGTCGGCGATTTGGGCGGAGTTTTTACGGTCGGGTTTCGATACGTGGATGGCGAACATCGAGTGGCCTACACGGTCGTCGAAGACGGGGACACAGAGCCTTTTGTTCTCATTTTGCTCGTTGGGACGCGGGAGAATTTCTATGAGGAATTAAAACGCATATGGAAAGGGCTGTAA
- a CDS encoding DUF4277 domain-containing protein — MPNSLCTEVSPGTTITALLVNLLVRREPLYRIEWFFRDMDVGTLFGSGIEASHFNDYKGQIEVENLFRALKQPYFQEDIAQENHCQPTADARQLPINARRGHVENAMA, encoded by the coding sequence ATTCCGAATTCTCTCTGTACCGAGGTTAGCCCCGGCACCACCATCACCGCTCTCTTGGTCAATCTTCTCGTACGCCGGGAACCGTTGTACCGGATCGAGTGGTTCTTCCGGGACATGGATGTGGGGACCTTGTTCGGCAGTGGAATCGAGGCCAGTCACTTCAATGATTACAAAGGCCAGATTGAGGTCGAGAACCTGTTTCGGGCCCTGAAACAGCCCTATTTCCAGGAAGACATTGCGCAAGAAAACCATTGTCAACCGACCGCCGATGCCCGGCAGCTCCCCATAAATGCCCGCCGAGGCCATGTCGAGAATGCGATGGCTTGA
- a CDS encoding MBL fold/beta-CASP domain-containing RNA metallo-hydrolase, which yields MRVTFLGGTDIGASCLWFETQTGGWLVDAGVRMDDRDPLPSLDRLARAGDRIQGIFVTHAHQDHIGALPLISSLFPDAPVFMTRATLDLARVMLADALKVSREEGKVSVFTEDQLNDLWPRVRVMGQDKVFGWNGMQVATYSAGHILGAVSIGFVTEAEGSVLVTGDFSVTPGRLLPGLRMPRGSAYDAVITESTYGNRLHGNRAEQEDRMARQVAEVIERGGFVLIPAFAVGRAQEVLTILQDFMRYNKDYPKFPLVVDGLVRSVCPVYEAHGELLRGPAKRMLRTTGSLFDREDIRFVRRPEERREVVEGRPACIVASSGMLNGGPSVFYADKLIQHENNAILLCGYQDEESPGRRLLNMAEQPESERRWFLPDRVVPVNAKVALYSLSAHADRRELVQTAAQLRPRQVLLVHGDPEAKEMLAAELRAYLPKADIRAAGLGETVEILPGERRHRFTSADVSEEERPVRAHSWTGQVLVFRTPGQAGELAIGVCASVTSSACVVTTAAGTALRVPVGLVVDALGRVPAGEHPEEYLAGLWRAAQACVEENRVWGYRPAERLGYRLAEEWGRLVPADPLGLEAVSEALAPYGWRKVEPDEQSRVFRLYVAFPWAVPEEVRETVNAREIQGGWRYELQPHVYPPAVQRLAEETARSVGGKAGNVRIYPQERRVEVPVAGGLTVEQRLRMEDSLRQRVGGTVRVVPVDLNLREAAGTAERRMEQNAALAAVREQAPAWLELQKAGLDPALGTITLSVAFPDAVRKRPEAAAFAERVERFTGWRVAWADSVNQQRLSEAAVELCREEGLEMRKNPSLMLADKVVRVQVSGAVEPEQGRAVAERFRERTGWTLEFAGPSRSMGTGSGEEETVRTPGESGRERMEMNRALSWVEASAKARGIAVYKKSVQGESLELMFITPEAGRKHRDWLEQMAEETGWTLRVANKIHQQALIQLAEELAGDCGLFRTPGIHQDRREVRVRTERPVPEERTAAFEERTGWRMACE from the coding sequence ATGCGGGTGACGTTTCTCGGAGGGACTGACATCGGGGCTTCCTGCCTGTGGTTTGAGACCCAAACGGGCGGCTGGCTGGTGGACGCCGGGGTCCGGATGGACGACAGGGACCCGCTTCCGAGCCTGGACCGGTTGGCCCGGGCAGGAGACCGGATTCAGGGAATCTTTGTCACTCACGCCCACCAGGACCACATCGGGGCCCTGCCCCTGATCTCGTCCCTTTTCCCCGATGCGCCGGTGTTCATGACCCGGGCGACCCTGGACCTGGCCCGGGTGATGCTGGCGGACGCCCTCAAGGTGAGCCGGGAAGAGGGAAAGGTCAGCGTGTTCACCGAGGACCAGCTCAACGACCTGTGGCCCAGGGTGCGGGTGATGGGCCAGGACAAGGTGTTCGGGTGGAACGGGATGCAGGTGGCCACATACAGCGCCGGGCACATCCTCGGGGCGGTGTCCATCGGCTTTGTGACCGAAGCCGAGGGCAGCGTGCTGGTCACGGGGGATTTTTCCGTCACACCCGGCCGGCTGCTCCCCGGCCTCCGGATGCCACGCGGAAGTGCGTACGATGCCGTGATCACCGAGTCCACCTACGGCAACCGCCTGCACGGCAACCGCGCCGAACAGGAGGACCGGATGGCCCGGCAGGTGGCCGAGGTCATCGAGCGGGGCGGGTTCGTGCTCATTCCCGCCTTTGCCGTGGGGCGGGCCCAGGAAGTGCTGACGATTCTCCAGGATTTTATGAGATACAACAAAGACTATCCCAAATTCCCGCTGGTGGTGGACGGGCTGGTGCGGTCGGTGTGTCCGGTCTACGAGGCCCACGGGGAGCTGCTGCGGGGCCCGGCGAAACGGATGCTGCGCACGACGGGAAGCCTGTTTGACCGCGAGGACATCCGGTTTGTGCGCCGGCCCGAGGAACGGCGGGAAGTGGTGGAGGGCCGGCCCGCCTGCATTGTCGCTTCCTCCGGAATGCTGAACGGCGGACCGTCCGTGTTCTATGCGGACAAGTTGATCCAGCACGAGAACAACGCGATCCTCCTGTGCGGCTACCAGGATGAAGAATCTCCGGGTCGGCGGCTGCTGAACATGGCGGAACAGCCGGAGTCGGAGCGGCGGTGGTTCCTGCCGGACCGGGTGGTGCCGGTGAACGCGAAGGTGGCCCTGTACTCGCTGTCCGCCCACGCGGACCGGCGCGAACTGGTCCAGACGGCAGCCCAGCTCCGTCCCCGGCAGGTGTTGCTGGTCCACGGCGATCCCGAGGCCAAGGAAATGCTGGCGGCGGAACTCCGGGCGTATTTGCCCAAAGCCGACATCCGCGCCGCCGGACTGGGTGAGACCGTCGAGATCCTCCCCGGAGAACGGAGACACAGATTTACCTCGGCGGATGTGAGCGAGGAGGAACGCCCGGTGCGGGCGCACTCCTGGACCGGGCAGGTCCTGGTCTTCCGGACGCCCGGGCAGGCGGGGGAACTGGCCATCGGGGTGTGCGCGTCGGTCACGTCCTCGGCGTGCGTGGTGACCACGGCCGCCGGGACGGCGCTGCGGGTTCCGGTGGGCCTGGTGGTGGATGCCCTGGGGCGGGTGCCGGCCGGGGAACACCCGGAGGAGTACCTGGCCGGTTTGTGGCGGGCGGCGCAAGCCTGCGTGGAAGAAAACCGGGTGTGGGGGTACCGGCCGGCGGAACGCCTGGGATACCGCCTGGCCGAAGAGTGGGGGCGGCTGGTTCCGGCGGATCCCCTCGGACTGGAAGCGGTGAGTGAAGCCTTGGCCCCGTACGGCTGGCGCAAGGTGGAGCCGGATGAACAGTCGCGGGTGTTCCGCCTCTATGTGGCGTTCCCGTGGGCCGTCCCGGAAGAAGTCCGGGAGACGGTCAATGCCCGGGAGATCCAGGGCGGCTGGCGGTACGAACTCCAGCCCCACGTGTATCCTCCGGCGGTGCAGCGTCTGGCCGAAGAGACGGCCCGGTCGGTCGGGGGGAAGGCCGGAAATGTCAGGATTTACCCGCAGGAACGGCGGGTGGAGGTGCCCGTGGCGGGCGGATTGACGGTGGAGCAGCGCCTCCGGATGGAGGACTCCCTGCGGCAGCGGGTGGGCGGCACCGTGCGGGTGGTCCCGGTGGACCTGAACCTGCGGGAGGCGGCCGGGACGGCGGAACGCCGCATGGAGCAAAATGCGGCTTTGGCGGCTGTCCGGGAACAGGCGCCGGCGTGGCTGGAACTGCAGAAGGCGGGTCTGGATCCCGCACTGGGGACCATCACGCTGTCGGTCGCCTTTCCGGACGCGGTGCGGAAGAGGCCGGAGGCGGCGGCCTTTGCCGAGCGGGTGGAGCGGTTTACCGGCTGGCGAGTGGCGTGGGCCGACTCGGTCAATCAACAGCGACTGTCGGAAGCGGCCGTGGAACTGTGCCGGGAAGAGGGGCTGGAGATGCGGAAAAACCCGTCTCTCATGTTGGCGGACAAGGTGGTCCGGGTTCAGGTGAGCGGCGCGGTGGAACCGGAACAGGGCCGTGCCGTGGCGGAACGGTTCCGAGAGCGGACCGGGTGGACACTGGAATTTGCCGGACCATCGCGATCCATGGGGACCGGATCCGGGGAAGAGGAGACGGTCCGGACGCCCGGCGAGTCCGGCCGGGAGCGCATGGAGATGAACCGCGCGCTGTCCTGGGTCGAGGCTTCGGCAAAAGCGCGCGGGATCGCCGTCTACAAGAAATCCGTCCAGGGAGAGTCCCTGGAACTGATGTTCATCACCCCGGAGGCCGGACGGAAACACCGCGACTGGCTGGAACAGATGGCGGAGGAAACCGGATGGACATTGCGGGTGGCCAACAAAATCCACCAGCAGGCGTTGATCCAACTGGCTGAAGAGCTCGCCGGCGACTGCGGCCTGTTCCGCACGCCGGGGATTCACCAGGACCGCCGGGAAGTCCGCGTGCGCACGGAGAGGCCGGTGCCGGAAGAGCGGACGGCGGCCTTTGAGGAGCGCACGGGTTGGCGGATGGCCTGTGAATGA
- a CDS encoding SDH family Clp fold serine proteinase, which translates to MSNIIWFLIFISFLWPMVHQRTVEFQRIRAIRRWETRQGTRMITLINRQETLSFLGVPLRNYINIEDSEQVLRAIRLTPDDMPIDLVLHTPGGLVLAAEQIAAALKAHPADVTVYVPHYAMSGGTLIALAADRIVMDENAVLGPVDPQLGQWPAASILRLTRTKEAKDIDDETWIMADMAEKAIHQVREFVANLLREHFTDNQARDLAEILSEGTWTHDYPLMYRQLRDFGLPVSTDMPEEIYALMDLYPQPPQRRPTVGYVPLPYHRPRPPAQNR; encoded by the coding sequence ATGTCCAACATCATTTGGTTCCTGATTTTTATCTCCTTCTTGTGGCCGATGGTCCACCAGCGCACCGTGGAATTCCAGCGGATCCGAGCCATCCGTCGCTGGGAAACAAGGCAGGGCACCCGGATGATCACCTTGATCAACCGCCAGGAAACCCTCAGTTTCCTCGGCGTGCCCCTGCGCAACTACATCAACATCGAAGACTCCGAGCAGGTGCTTCGGGCGATCCGCCTGACTCCCGACGACATGCCCATCGACCTGGTATTGCATACCCCCGGCGGCCTGGTGCTGGCGGCGGAACAGATCGCCGCGGCCCTGAAAGCGCATCCGGCGGACGTCACAGTGTATGTACCCCACTATGCCATGTCCGGGGGTACCCTCATCGCCCTGGCCGCCGACCGGATCGTCATGGATGAGAACGCTGTGCTGGGCCCGGTGGATCCCCAGCTGGGGCAATGGCCCGCGGCGTCGATCCTCCGCCTCACCCGCACCAAAGAAGCGAAGGACATCGATGACGAGACCTGGATTATGGCGGATATGGCGGAAAAGGCGATTCACCAGGTGCGGGAATTCGTGGCGAATCTGTTAAGGGAACACTTCACCGACAACCAAGCCCGGGATCTGGCCGAGATCCTCTCCGAAGGAACCTGGACCCACGACTATCCTCTCATGTACCGGCAGCTGCGGGATTTCGGCCTTCCGGTGAGCACCGACATGCCCGAAGAGATTTATGCCCTCATGGACCTCTATCCCCAACCGCCCCAGCGTCGCCCCACGGTGGGCTATGTTCCGCTTCCTTACCACCGACCGCGCCCCCCGGCGCAAAACCGCTAG
- a CDS encoding DUF2231 domain-containing protein, whose protein sequence is MSGFLLDLFRHPHPIVVHFPIALIVVAAAYDLITVVRHREIPPGRGLLLWLVAAAGAALAVATGPEHDARGISAWFEPHERLADVTLILTLIVAAWRLWAVWRHRPVGGAVKKTAYAILSLSAAVAVLVSGYYGGQMVYEEAIGVSMNGNLVHPPIPGSHGEHD, encoded by the coding sequence ATGAGCGGTTTTCTGCTGGACCTATTTCGTCACCCCCATCCCATTGTCGTCCACTTTCCCATTGCGCTGATCGTCGTCGCAGCCGCTTATGACCTGATCACCGTCGTCCGTCATCGGGAGATCCCCCCGGGCCGCGGCCTTCTTCTGTGGCTCGTCGCTGCAGCCGGGGCGGCGCTGGCCGTGGCCACGGGACCGGAACACGACGCCCGGGGGATCTCCGCCTGGTTTGAGCCTCATGAGCGATTGGCTGATGTGACGTTGATACTCACCCTGATCGTCGCAGCTTGGCGACTGTGGGCGGTTTGGCGCCACCGGCCCGTCGGTGGTGCGGTTAAGAAGACCGCTTATGCAATTCTTTCTCTGTCCGCCGCCGTGGCCGTGCTGGTCAGCGGCTATTACGGGGGCCAGATGGTGTATGAAGAGGCCATCGGCGTCTCCATGAACGGCAATCTGGTTCATCCGCCGATACCGGGAAGTCACGGCGAGCACGACTGA
- a CDS encoding spore germination protein translates to MSNPSDQKGSKKGWGPATSRRKNASFRHPLPLLGRGRAARSPGPKASARPQGSESPNTGSSSGGDRSEDRSLQSTAPKSADSLLGDVSGAVQWMRDTLGQSDDFVVRGFSVFGRFPAALFFFSAMVELTVVNEDILRPLMAGPAHPRHRELSPPELKKILLDETIYHCETQLEPDPQKVQEAVLRGETAIVVEGMDEAILIDTRTIEKRSVDQPETEQVIRGARDGFIELISTNISLLRYRLQTPDFRVKMIQLGRESKIKTAVCYIEGVVNPELVKEVWERMSKITIDAVEAAGYIEQLIEDHHTSPFPQVQNTERPDKAVASLLEGRVVILTDGTPFALIVPAVFAQFLQTIDDYSERFLMASMVRTIRFVALIFSLIFPSLYVSLISYNPELIPTRFAVAVAGGRAGVPFPAVIEVLIMEIAIEVLREATIRMPEQVGGALSIVGALVIGQAAVSAGFASPITVVVVALTTIGSFATPAYSAAVALRMLRFPLTILAGMFGLYGVMIGLIAISNHLLSLRSFGVPYFSPLVPTDWQGIKDTLLRSPLWTLTKRPAHLFTRNPTRVGKKTIQAMMRPTGSPLQPSKYVKKEGGAGAGSKADHHNPSDGGGH, encoded by the coding sequence GTGTCCAATCCTTCAGATCAGAAAGGATCGAAAAAGGGGTGGGGACCGGCGACAAGCCGCCGAAAGAATGCCTCCTTCCGCCACCCCCTGCCCTTGCTCGGTCGGGGACGGGCCGCCCGGAGTCCCGGCCCCAAGGCCTCCGCTCGGCCTCAAGGGAGCGAAAGCCCGAACACCGGGTCCTCTTCGGGCGGGGACAGATCGGAAGACCGCTCCTTACAGTCGACGGCTCCTAAAAGCGCCGATTCTCTTCTCGGGGATGTGAGCGGCGCAGTCCAGTGGATGCGGGATACCCTCGGACAAAGCGACGATTTTGTCGTGCGGGGGTTTTCGGTGTTCGGACGGTTTCCGGCTGCCCTTTTCTTTTTCTCCGCCATGGTGGAGTTGACCGTGGTGAACGAGGACATTCTCCGGCCCCTCATGGCCGGGCCCGCCCATCCACGGCATCGGGAACTCTCCCCCCCGGAACTGAAAAAGATCCTGCTGGACGAAACCATTTATCATTGCGAAACCCAATTGGAGCCCGATCCTCAAAAGGTGCAGGAAGCGGTGCTTCGGGGAGAGACGGCCATCGTCGTGGAAGGAATGGACGAGGCGATCCTCATCGACACCCGGACCATCGAAAAACGGTCGGTGGACCAGCCTGAAACGGAACAGGTGATTCGCGGGGCCCGGGACGGGTTTATCGAGCTGATCAGCACGAACATCTCACTCTTGAGGTACCGCCTGCAAACGCCGGATTTTCGCGTCAAAATGATCCAGTTGGGACGGGAGTCGAAGATTAAGACGGCGGTGTGCTATATCGAAGGGGTTGTGAACCCCGAGCTGGTCAAAGAGGTCTGGGAACGCATGTCGAAAATCACCATAGATGCCGTGGAGGCGGCGGGTTACATTGAACAGCTGATCGAGGATCACCACACATCCCCCTTCCCTCAAGTGCAGAATACCGAGCGTCCCGACAAGGCGGTGGCCTCCCTGCTGGAGGGCCGGGTGGTGATCCTGACGGACGGGACGCCCTTTGCCCTGATCGTCCCGGCGGTGTTCGCCCAGTTTCTCCAGACCATCGACGATTATTCCGAGCGGTTTCTCATGGCGAGCATGGTGCGCACCATCCGTTTTGTGGCGCTCATTTTCTCGCTGATTTTCCCGTCCCTGTACGTATCGTTAATTTCCTACAACCCCGAGCTGATTCCGACCCGATTTGCGGTGGCGGTGGCCGGGGGTCGGGCGGGGGTGCCCTTCCCCGCCGTCATTGAAGTGCTCATCATGGAGATTGCCATCGAGGTTCTCCGGGAGGCGACAATCCGCATGCCCGAGCAGGTGGGGGGCGCCCTGTCCATCGTCGGGGCCCTGGTGATTGGCCAGGCCGCCGTATCGGCGGGATTTGCCAGCCCGATCACCGTTGTCGTGGTGGCGCTGACCACCATTGGATCCTTTGCCACCCCCGCCTACAGCGCGGCGGTGGCTCTGAGGATGTTGCGCTTCCCCCTCACCATCCTGGCGGGCATGTTCGGGCTGTATGGCGTGATGATCGGGCTGATCGCCATCAGCAATCATCTCCTGTCCCTTCGTTCCTTCGGGGTTCCGTATTTTAGCCCCTTGGTCCCCACCGACTGGCAAGGGATCAAAGACACCCTCCTGCGCAGTCCGTTGTGGACATTGACCAAGCGGCCCGCCCATCTGTTCACCCGGAACCCGACCCGGGTTGGGAAGAAAACGATCCAAGCGATGATGAGGCCGACCGGAAGTCCGCTACAGCCGTCCAAATACGTGAAGAAAGAGGGAGGGGCCGGTGCCGGGTCAAAAGCAGATCACCACAACCCAAGCGACGGCGGTGGTCATTAG
- a CDS encoding GerAB/ArcD/ProY family transporter, with translation MPGQKQITTTQATAVVISTAIGVGVLSLPFFASSLAGSSAPLATVLGVVFVLIALALNTVVSLRFSTLSMVQYSEEVFGPWIGRMAGLGIAALFLGLTALAAREFGEIVTTTLLHRTPLEVILTLTLLMAAVSNRHDIATFAYIHSFYLPFILIPAFIMLTIALRYGDPFQVMPLYNGEWWGIAKGALLTASLFQGAFIITVLIPSMHRPRSAWFAVTLGMGIVGLLMVMAVVAALTVLGTEEAKQFFWPTLEVIRSITLPGEILERIDVLMTIVWVVAVYTTLFSSYYLTVYVLGEIVRLKDHRPFALAVLPLIVGLALLPQDVHQLYRWIGRVGYFIDAASVGYPTIVLILAWLRGKRGRAVDEGSTVAPPGGS, from the coding sequence GTGCCGGGTCAAAAGCAGATCACCACAACCCAAGCGACGGCGGTGGTCATTAGCACCGCCATCGGGGTAGGCGTCCTGTCATTGCCATTTTTTGCCTCTTCCTTGGCCGGCTCCTCCGCCCCCTTGGCCACCGTTTTGGGCGTGGTGTTCGTCCTGATCGCTTTGGCGCTCAACACCGTAGTGAGCTTGCGGTTTTCGACCTTGTCGATGGTGCAGTACAGTGAGGAAGTTTTCGGACCGTGGATCGGCCGCATGGCGGGGCTGGGGATTGCGGCCTTGTTTCTCGGGCTCACGGCTCTGGCGGCCCGGGAGTTTGGGGAGATCGTGACCACCACGTTGCTCCACCGAACCCCCTTGGAGGTAATCCTTACTTTGACCTTGCTGATGGCGGCTGTGTCCAATCGGCACGACATCGCCACCTTTGCCTATATCCATTCGTTTTATCTGCCTTTTATTCTGATCCCGGCTTTCATCATGCTCACCATCGCTCTGCGCTATGGAGACCCTTTTCAGGTGATGCCCCTGTACAACGGTGAATGGTGGGGGATCGCCAAAGGGGCTTTGCTCACCGCTTCGTTGTTTCAAGGTGCCTTTATTATCACTGTGCTCATTCCCAGCATGCATCGGCCCCGGTCCGCCTGGTTCGCCGTGACCCTGGGAATGGGCATCGTCGGCCTGCTGATGGTCATGGCGGTGGTGGCGGCGCTGACGGTGCTGGGAACCGAGGAGGCGAAACAGTTTTTCTGGCCGACTCTTGAAGTGATCCGATCCATAACGCTGCCCGGCGAGATCTTGGAGCGCATCGATGTTCTGATGACCATCGTGTGGGTGGTGGCCGTGTACACGACGTTGTTTTCGAGCTACTACCTGACCGTCTACGTTTTGGGGGAAATCGTGCGGCTCAAAGACCACCGGCCTTTTGCCTTGGCTGTGCTTCCGTTGATTGTCGGCTTGGCTCTTTTGCCCCAGGATGTGCACCAGCTCTACCGATGGATCGGCCGAGTGGGGTACTTTATCGACGCAGCATCGGTGGGGTATCCCACCATCGTGTTGATTCTGGCCTGGTTGCGCGGCAAAAGGGGGCGAGCGGTGGATGAAGGGTCGACGGTGGCGCCTCCGGGCGGGTCGTAA
- a CDS encoding Ger(x)C family spore germination protein — MKGRRWRLRAGRNRDLRPPSGGLAEPGRGLHAPGRCFRTGTRVMGIVGLCALMLPLLTGCWDRLELEQRAMILGIAVDEATPADLRHAGTTHKLSRPPRGGGATPVRLTAQIAVPGRIPLGPGDAGGGGSGGGGGGGGAAGQRPVWVLSASGYTMEDAVSNLQNQVAEPLFWGHLRILIMSEAVARRGPSPISDWLRRNAEIRRTLWLTVSRGEAGALMQATPPLERVPALYLWSTLARAQQLGRLPLGHANIFWRALSTTGQEPILPYLELRQQQNIFIRGLAYFRGNQMIGTLNPWEVGVFMTVKGLNPAGASAYVQVPGTGQFVMIRSTLRKSHLEVFWAQTRPGIRVRCHAEVAALEKTGGQINLSSVAQTRAVEASAARDLTREIQALIGRTQRERCDIFGFGELVRAQMYDYWQHNVRTKADWDRIYAEMPVEVEVTVNLRRTGTLNR; from the coding sequence ATGAAGGGTCGACGGTGGCGCCTCCGGGCGGGTCGTAATCGGGATCTGAGGCCGCCCTCCGGAGGCCTGGCTGAGCCGGGGCGAGGGCTGCACGCCCCGGGGAGATGTTTCCGAACAGGGACACGGGTGATGGGGATCGTCGGCCTCTGTGCGCTCATGCTGCCTCTCCTCACCGGGTGCTGGGACCGGCTGGAACTCGAACAGAGGGCCATGATTCTCGGTATCGCGGTGGACGAAGCCACCCCCGCAGATCTGCGGCACGCCGGAACGACCCACAAGTTGAGCCGCCCACCCCGGGGTGGAGGGGCGACTCCGGTGCGCCTGACCGCCCAGATCGCCGTGCCCGGGCGGATACCCTTGGGGCCGGGCGACGCCGGCGGCGGGGGGAGCGGGGGTGGGGGCGGAGGAGGCGGAGCCGCCGGGCAGCGCCCGGTGTGGGTGCTTTCTGCCTCTGGATACACCATGGAAGATGCCGTGTCCAACCTGCAAAATCAGGTGGCCGAACCCCTTTTCTGGGGGCACCTGCGCATCCTCATCATGTCCGAGGCTGTGGCCCGGCGAGGGCCCTCGCCGATCAGCGATTGGTTGCGGCGAAACGCGGAGATCCGGAGGACCTTGTGGCTCACCGTGTCGAGGGGGGAAGCCGGGGCACTGATGCAGGCGACGCCGCCCCTGGAACGGGTTCCGGCCCTCTATCTTTGGAGCACCCTCGCCAGAGCCCAACAGCTGGGGCGATTGCCTCTCGGCCATGCCAACATTTTTTGGCGGGCGCTTTCCACCACAGGGCAGGAGCCGATCCTGCCTTACCTGGAGCTGCGCCAGCAGCAAAATATTTTCATCCGAGGCTTGGCGTATTTTCGTGGAAACCAGATGATCGGCACCCTGAACCCCTGGGAGGTCGGGGTGTTTATGACGGTGAAGGGTCTCAACCCCGCGGGGGCCAGCGCTTATGTTCAGGTGCCCGGCACGGGTCAGTTTGTCATGATTCGGTCCACTTTGAGGAAATCCCATCTCGAAGTGTTTTGGGCGCAAACCCGGCCCGGCATTCGGGTGCGCTGTCATGCGGAAGTGGCGGCATTGGAGAAAACTGGGGGACAAATCAATCTCAGCTCCGTGGCTCAGACGCGGGCTGTGGAAGCTTCGGCCGCCCGGGATCTGACCCGGGAGATCCAGGCTCTGATTGGCCGGACCCAGCGGGAGCGATGTGATATCTTCGGCTTTGGCGAGTTGGTTCGGGCCCAGATGTACGACTATTGGCAGCACAACGTCCGCACCAAAGCGGATTGGGACCGGATCTATGCCGAGATGCCGGTGGAAGTAGAGGTAACCGTGAACCTGCGCCGCACGGGCACGTTGAACCGATAA
- a CDS encoding CLC_0170 family protein has protein sequence MMEAWWSDAGYISVLFILTGLAVLRFDVRPFTDRHMVREAAWARGIGWLNVAAGILLYIARWVHDRWWF, from the coding sequence ATGATGGAAGCTTGGTGGAGCGATGCCGGGTATATCTCTGTCCTGTTCATCCTCACCGGCCTTGCGGTACTGCGGTTTGACGTCAGGCCCTTTACAGACAGGCATATGGTCCGGGAGGCCGCCTGGGCCCGGGGGATCGGCTGGCTGAATGTAGCCGCCGGCATTCTTCTATATATCGCCAGGTGGGTTCACGATCGATGGTGGTTTTGA
- the purE gene encoding 5-(carboxyamino)imidazole ribonucleotide mutase codes for MSQRVLIVMGSDSDLKVMKGACDALDALGVEYEVRISSAHRVPDKTARLAREAAAGGFGAIIAGAGGAAHLPGVVAANTVLPVIGVPIESGGLGGVDALYAIVQMPRGIPVATVAVNGAYNAGLLAAQILAAGDPELGRRLVAYRESLAAQVEKKDDDLQRLGVAGYLAGRA; via the coding sequence GTGAGTCAGCGGGTACTGATCGTGATGGGCAGTGATTCGGATCTCAAAGTCATGAAAGGGGCCTGCGATGCCCTCGATGCTCTCGGGGTCGAATACGAAGTTCGCATTTCTTCGGCGCATCGGGTGCCGGACAAGACGGCCCGGCTGGCCCGCGAGGCGGCGGCAGGCGGCTTCGGAGCGATTATCGCCGGGGCCGGCGGGGCGGCTCATCTCCCGGGGGTCGTGGCGGCGAATACGGTGCTGCCGGTGATCGGCGTCCCGATTGAGAGCGGGGGCCTAGGCGGAGTGGACGCCCTGTATGCCATCGTGCAGATGCCCCGGGGGATCCCCGTGGCCACCGTGGCCGTGAACGGGGCGTACAACGCCGGGCTCTTGGCGGCACAGATTCTGGCGGCGGGCGACCCGGAGTTGGGCCGGCGCCTGGTGGCGTACCGGGAGTCTTTGGCCGCCCAGGTGGAGAAAAAAGACGACGACCTGCAGCGCCTGGGCGTGGCGGGGTATTTGGCCGGGCGGGCCTAG